CAGATCGTGGGGCATGAGCTCGATGACGAGCATCACGCCACTTACAGCCGCGCATTCACTGCGAAAGAGAAGCTTAACGGCATGGGAAAACACTCGCCAGGACTAGCGTCGTTGAACTACGAGTTGCGTCTGCGAACGCCAGTCAAGGGTTAGTGCCGAACTTTGGGCGTTCTGGGCTCGGAGCAGAGCGAGGCTTACTTGAACGGTAAGGCGATCTTGCAGGGCTTGAAAACGGCCGGCGACATCGAGGCGCTTCGGACCCACGACCTACGTCGTACCTTTGCTACAGTGACCGAGGAAGTGGTTCCTTGCGCGGTCATGAAGCGACTTCTGACTCACCGCAACAGGCGGGAGGTCACACGGGCCGCTATACCGGGGCGGACGATGCGCGGCTGCTGGAATAGATGACGGGTATCGAGCGAGTGATGCTGGGCTCGGATCCGGTGCTGCTTGCCATTTTGACCTAAATACCTAACTAGACCAGTCAAGGAGGAGCCAATGGGAAGCAAGGTTGTGATCGTAAGACTCGAAGTGCCGGATGCCGGCGAAGAGCTTTCTGCTCTTGAGCTGACTTGGGCTCCCGGCACCGACCAAGGGGATGGTTGCGATTTCCAGTTTGTCAGCGACTGGGATGCTAGTCGTCTCGTGCTCGAGACTCCGTTAGAGTGGGTTGCCGGTAGGCAGGTTCAACCGGGTGATGAGTCCGTGGCTGACGCTTGGGATGCATTTGGGAATAAACTTGGCCAAATCAGTGGGAAGCAACTCGAGGTGGTGACCCATCAGTGGGCATCGGCCGACGGGAGCTACATCGTCAGGCGCGTGAGCTTTCTCAAGGGAGGAAAGTGGATACTCCCTAAGACTCGTTTCGTCGTGCTGCCCAGTGCGGGGAGCGGGATTGTAGGTATTTACGCAGAGCCAGCCCTTGCTGTGGCCGAAGCCGAGGCGCAGGCTGAACAGCTAAAAAATTCACTGAGCCTTGAAAGCAATCAAACCAGCGGGCCACAGGGGATCTAGGCTTAGAGGTTGTCAGGCGGAGGCTGGCCGGGCGTCCGATTGGGCAGAGCCTTCGTCACGTCCTGATCCTTCCACATCGTCACGTAGGCCGGCTCCCAATGACGCCGATGCGAGCGCCAATGCTCGATACAAAGTTCAGTGGCAAGATCCGCCTCGCGGCGGGCGTCTCTGGCCGGCAAGCGAGAAAGCGCAGCGATGTATGCGCTGTTCCAAAATTCTTCGATGTTCATAAGTAGTTGAGAAGTTGATGTTCACCGTTTCTAAGGCAAAGCGCGCATCTGTCAAATATTGAACGCTTGGCAGGTCTACTCCTCTTTGAGCCTTGACGAAGTCAATATTGGCGATACGTTGGAAGGATGAGCAGCAAGAACAAAGAACAGTTCTATCGAGGACTTAAGAGGGCGATCCATGCGGGCGATTTGGGCGCGATCGTATCTCTCTGCGAGAAGCAAAAGGATGCAGACGAGGCGGCTCGAAATGCCATTGTCTTGGCGATCAGACTGGATCGTGACAATGTTATTGAGCAGCTCCTGCCGCTGCTGACGGCCTCCTGGCAGAGCGAGCCACTGAACGAAGCCGCTAAGTCTGGCAGGACAGAGTGCGTGGCGAGGCTGTTGCCGTTCTGCAACGTCGAAAGTGGAGATGCGCTTATCCTCGCAGCGAGACATGGGCATGTTGATACCGTCAAGCTGCTTATGCGCTCTTGCAGCCCTTTAGAGGGCGACTCCCAAGCGCTATATGAGGCCTCGCTTCATGGACATGCCGATGTCGTTTTACAATTGGTTTTGTTCTCGAATGCTAAGGCCAGGGGCAGTCGAGCACTGATCGCTGCTTGCAGGGCAGGTCATCTGGAAGTGGTCAGGCACCTTCTACCGTTCTCGTCCAAGATCCAATGCGCGCAGCGGGGACTTGAAGCTGCGGCAGAGCATAATCATGAGGCCGTTATCAAGTTCCTCATCGGCGCCGGACTTCCCGATCCAGAGGACACTTACTCCTTAGGGTTGAACATTTCAGCTGCTAGGGGGCATGCCCCGTTGGTCCGAACTCTGCTTTGGGCTATTGTCCGGACCGGCTTTACCCCACGCGACTTCGGCCAGGAGGCCTTATTCGTTGCAGCCAAGAACGGTCATGCGGAGGTGGTGAAGTCGGTAATGGAGTTTGCGCATAAAACTGCTTATCCCGAAGCGGCCCTATACGCTGCATTGCGCGGTGCACACGATGAGGTGGCCGATTTATTGGTTCGTCGGGTCAGTCTGGACCACGTGCGTGAACTGATCTCAGACGAGGATGTCGAGGTGAGGCTCGATCGATCAATCGCAAGGGCTGGTGCCGCGGCGCAGAAGAAAGAACTGCGATTCAACGAGAAGAGTCGGGAAAGAGAGTGTGACGCGGCGGCGGGAGGCCTGCCCCAAAAGCCCCATCCTGCGCGCAGACTGTGATGCGACCTTTAAGGCATAATTTGCGTGGATTCAGAGTGGTGTTGGGTCCGGGGAGGGCTCGAACTAATGACACTGATTAGCAATCAAGACAGCTTGGAAGAGGGGTTCATTCGCTCTGCCTTAGAGATCATCGCCAACACCGGGAGAAGGTCGGCCATCGTGGCGCGGTCAGACCATCAAACGGTCCGTCAGCTGTTGGATCAGGCGCCAAGCAGCACGCGCTTCACGCAGTCAATGGCTGAGTTCTACTTGACCATCCCGCGGCGGCAATTTGAAGCTCTAAAGCGCGCACATTCCAACCCGTTCGCGCAGAGTGTGGGTCGTCCGAAAATGATCAGCAAAGGCGAGCTTTTGACTTGGTTCGGCCGCGTGAATAAGTCTGTGCATGCCATTGCAGGCGAACTGGAAGGACGTCTTGGCAGAACGCCCAACGGAACTCCCTTTATCGTGATGCGCGACAAACATAAGAAGATCAATCGCATCATCTCGCATGCCGGCATCACAACCCTGGATCTAGACGCGATTGAAGAGGCTTTTGCACACGGCGCGAAGATCGCGGCGCTTGGCGTTGGTCAAGCATTGACTCTGCCGTGGGCTGACCTTGCCGAGAAGCGCCTATGGCGACAAGCCTATCGAATCCATATCGACCGAGCTCATGCAGAAATGGTAGCGCTCTTGGATAGGCAGGAGCTCGATGAAGCAACGGTCATAGGACCTGATCGACCGTCAGGTGGACGGTACGGTTCCGTACTCGATGGTCCAAGGGACTAACTGTAACTTTGTTTCCGAAGCCGGGCAGGGTGTTCGGCAAGGAGAAGTCACATGAAGTACGAAGTCGAGTTCAATGGTCTGGCGCAGTGCGCGCACTATTTGGAAGTCGAAGCTGAAAGTCCGGAAGACGCCTTGAGGATGGCCAAGGAGGCGGTCCTGTCGGATGCGTCATTTGCCATCGAGGAGTGGGTGAATGAGCCCACCATCGAGAGCTTGAGCGAAGATGGCATGCTCATCGCAAGCAACTACGAGTTGGACATCGCGAACGTGGAAGACTACGAATGACCGAGAGGGCTCTTACCCGCATCGGTCCCAAGGGTTGAATTGAAAGCCTTTGCCGTGCATGTCCTCGCGTTGCGGCTCTCTTTTTCCGGCAGGTCGCAGCTTTCAGGGGGGCGCTGGAGCACACGTTGACAGTTAGGGACGTTAAGTTAACGTGGATGAATGGATCAAGCTTCG
This genomic window from Stenotrophomonas maltophilia contains:
- a CDS encoding ankyrin repeat domain-containing protein, with product MSSKNKEQFYRGLKRAIHAGDLGAIVSLCEKQKDADEAARNAIVLAIRLDRDNVIEQLLPLLTASWQSEPLNEAAKSGRTECVARLLPFCNVESGDALILAARHGHVDTVKLLMRSCSPLEGDSQALYEASLHGHADVVLQLVLFSNAKARGSRALIAACRAGHLEVVRHLLPFSSKIQCAQRGLEAAAEHNHEAVIKFLIGAGLPDPEDTYSLGLNISAARGHAPLVRTLLWAIVRTGFTPRDFGQEALFVAAKNGHAEVVKSVMEFAHKTAYPEAALYAALRGAHDEVADLLVRRVSLDHVRELISDEDVEVRLDRSIARAGAAAQKKELRFNEKSRERECDAAAGGLPQKPHPARRL